One window from the genome of Streptomyces cadmiisoli encodes:
- a CDS encoding chaplin — translation MRQTLSRGVFAAAAATGILSLYGSAALADTNATGVAEDSPGVLSGTSVQVPVKVPLNVCGNTVNALAALNDSFGNACGNVASAAPTASSSGTSSTGTSSGSTSGTSTGTSSTSGDTSGTRAVGVTEGSPGLLSGNNVQVPVDLGANVCGNSVDVGAVFNEANSNGCVNEEGYGTDEPAPVPSLPPVVSTPTPAPVPSTVPPSPVAPPKVETPAPVVEEPGTPPVLAETGSGPVMAASAAGAALLAGGVMLYRRGRATAQR, via the coding sequence TTGCGACAGACCCTGAGCAGGGGAGTGTTCGCGGCGGCCGCCGCCACGGGCATCCTGTCCCTGTACGGCAGTGCCGCCCTCGCCGACACCAACGCGACCGGTGTCGCCGAGGACTCCCCCGGTGTGCTGTCCGGGACCAGCGTCCAGGTGCCGGTCAAGGTGCCGCTGAACGTGTGCGGCAACACCGTCAACGCGCTGGCGGCGCTCAATGACTCGTTCGGCAACGCCTGCGGCAACGTCGCGTCGGCGGCGCCGACCGCTTCGTCCAGCGGGACCTCGTCCACCGGGACCTCGTCCGGCAGCACGTCCGGGACCTCGACCGGGACCTCGTCCACCTCCGGTGACACCTCCGGCACGCGTGCGGTCGGTGTCACCGAGGGCTCGCCCGGTCTGCTGTCCGGCAACAACGTGCAGGTCCCGGTCGACCTGGGCGCGAACGTCTGCGGCAACAGCGTCGACGTGGGCGCGGTGTTCAACGAGGCGAACTCCAACGGCTGCGTCAACGAGGAGGGCTACGGCACCGACGAACCGGCGCCGGTCCCGAGCCTCCCGCCGGTGGTCAGCACGCCCACCCCGGCCCCCGTGCCGAGCACCGTGCCGCCGAGCCCGGTCGCTCCGCCCAAGGTCGAGACGCCCGCTCCGGTCGTCGAGGAGCCCGGCACGCCGCCGGTGCTGGCCGAGACCGGCAGCGGCCCCGTGATGGCCGCCTCGGCCGCCGGTGCCGCGCTGCTCGCGGGCGGCGTCATGCTGTACCGCCGCGGTCGCGCCACCGCCCAGCGGTAG
- a CDS encoding CocE/NonD family hydrolase: MDLRLPGWRALLRRPRRTAAAAAAVVVFAGAGTWTAVADDDSPAVRRADRVMTMDDGVRIDTSYFTSGPSGRRPAVLLAHGFGGSKDDVRQQAEELAGDGYAVLTWSARGFGDSTGRIGLNDPDTEVADVSRLIDWLALQPQVRLDRDGDPRVGMAGASYGGAVSLLAAGHDRRVDAVAPAITYWNLADALFPNGVFKKLWAGIFVNSGGGCARFEPKLCAMYERVAESGVPDAEARELLQARSPSAVADRVEVPTLLVQGQSDSLFPLDHADAAARAVRANGAPVDVDWIAGGHDGGDLEAARVRARVTAWFDRHLKDERAADTGPAFRVTRTGGVDSSDGEAQLRGASADAYPGLENGPRPIGLAGREQTFDNPPGAGPPAVSALPGLAGAGGLSQLSSLGVGVSLDFPGQHARFESAPVADDLHITGTPKVTVRVGSTADDAVLFAKLYDVGADGRGQVLPSQLVTPVRVEGARSGKDVTITLPAIDHEVDKGHRLRLVLASTDLAYASPAAPAKYTVSLKGDLSVPTAPAVTTAAAPLPAWVWWLPPMGAAVALALLLSARRRTATPAPDPELADVPLQITGLGKRYAKSSDRYAVKDLSFRVEKGQVLGLLGPNGAGKTTTLRMLMGLITPDGGDIRVFGHAIRPGAPVLSRVGAFVEGAGFLPHLSGRENLELYWRATGRPAEDAHLDEALEIAGLGDALARAVRTYSQGMRQRLAIAQAMLGLPDLLILDEPTNGLDPPQIREMRQVMIRYAAAGRTVIVSSHLLAEVEQSCTHLVVMDRGKLVQAGPVGEIVGSGDTLLVGTAAPVEEPVVEKVAALAGVASAVLTDDGLLVRLDADGSAARLIPELVRLEVPVASVGPHRRLEDAFLTLIGGSA; encoded by the coding sequence ATGGATCTTCGACTGCCCGGATGGCGAGCGCTGCTGCGGCGGCCGCGGCGGACCGCCGCGGCCGCGGCCGCGGTCGTGGTGTTCGCCGGTGCCGGTACGTGGACGGCCGTCGCCGACGACGACTCGCCCGCGGTGCGCCGCGCCGACCGGGTCATGACCATGGACGACGGGGTGCGCATCGACACCTCGTACTTCACCTCGGGTCCGTCCGGCCGCCGCCCCGCCGTCCTGCTCGCGCACGGCTTCGGCGGCAGCAAGGACGACGTCCGGCAACAGGCCGAGGAGCTGGCCGGGGACGGGTACGCGGTGCTGACCTGGTCGGCGCGCGGGTTCGGCGACTCGACCGGCAGGATCGGGCTGAACGACCCGGACACCGAGGTCGCCGACGTCTCCCGGCTGATCGACTGGCTCGCGCTCCAGCCGCAGGTCCGGCTCGACCGCGACGGCGACCCGCGCGTGGGCATGGCGGGCGCGTCGTACGGCGGCGCGGTCTCCCTGCTCGCCGCCGGGCACGACCGGCGCGTGGACGCCGTCGCGCCAGCGATCACCTACTGGAACCTCGCGGACGCCCTCTTCCCGAACGGCGTGTTCAAGAAGCTGTGGGCGGGGATCTTCGTCAACTCCGGCGGCGGCTGCGCCAGGTTCGAGCCGAAGCTGTGCGCGATGTACGAGCGCGTCGCCGAGTCCGGCGTCCCGGACGCCGAGGCGCGTGAACTGCTCCAGGCCCGCTCCCCGTCGGCGGTCGCCGACCGCGTCGAGGTGCCGACACTCCTGGTGCAGGGGCAGTCCGACTCCCTCTTCCCGCTCGACCACGCCGACGCGGCGGCCAGGGCCGTCCGCGCCAACGGCGCCCCCGTGGACGTCGACTGGATCGCCGGCGGCCATGACGGCGGCGACCTGGAGGCGGCCCGTGTCCGGGCGCGCGTGACGGCGTGGTTCGACCGCCACCTCAAGGACGAGCGGGCCGCCGACACCGGCCCGGCCTTCCGCGTCACCCGCACCGGAGGCGTCGACTCCTCCGACGGCGAGGCCCAGCTGCGCGGCGCGAGCGCCGACGCCTACCCCGGCCTGGAGAACGGACCGCGTCCGATCGGGCTGGCCGGACGCGAGCAGACCTTCGACAACCCGCCCGGCGCCGGCCCGCCCGCCGTCTCCGCCCTCCCCGGCCTCGCCGGCGCGGGCGGCCTGTCCCAGCTGTCCTCGCTGGGCGTCGGGGTGTCCCTGGACTTCCCGGGCCAGCACGCCCGCTTCGAGTCGGCGCCGGTCGCCGACGACCTGCACATCACCGGAACCCCGAAGGTGACCGTCCGCGTCGGGTCGACCGCCGACGACGCCGTCCTGTTCGCCAAGCTGTACGACGTCGGCGCCGACGGCCGCGGGCAGGTGCTCCCCTCGCAGCTGGTCACCCCCGTCAGGGTCGAGGGCGCCAGGTCCGGCAAGGACGTGACGATCACCCTCCCGGCGATCGACCACGAGGTCGACAAGGGCCACCGGCTGCGCCTGGTCCTCGCCTCCACCGACCTCGCCTACGCCTCCCCGGCCGCCCCGGCGAAGTACACCGTCTCCCTGAAGGGCGACCTGTCGGTCCCCACGGCCCCGGCCGTCACGACCGCCGCCGCACCGCTGCCGGCCTGGGTCTGGTGGCTGCCGCCGATGGGCGCCGCCGTCGCGCTGGCGCTGCTGCTGTCCGCCCGCCGCCGCACCGCGACGCCCGCCCCGGACCCCGAACTGGCCGACGTACCGCTCCAGATCACCGGCCTGGGCAAGCGGTACGCGAAGTCGTCGGACCGGTACGCGGTCAAGGACCTGTCGTTCCGCGTCGAGAAGGGCCAGGTGCTGGGCCTGCTCGGCCCCAACGGCGCGGGCAAGACGACGACCCTGCGCATGCTGATGGGCCTGATCACACCGGACGGCGGCGATATCCGCGTCTTCGGCCACGCGATCCGGCCCGGCGCGCCCGTACTGTCCCGGGTGGGCGCCTTCGTCGAGGGCGCGGGGTTCCTGCCGCACCTGTCCGGCCGCGAGAACCTGGAGCTGTACTGGCGGGCGACCGGCCGCCCCGCCGAGGACGCCCACCTGGACGAGGCCCTGGAGATCGCCGGGCTCGGCGACGCGCTCGCCCGCGCCGTGCGCACCTACTCGCAGGGCATGCGCCAGCGCCTGGCCATCGCCCAGGCCATGCTCGGCCTGCCGGACCTGCTCATCCTCGACGAACCCACCAACGGCCTCGACCCGCCGCAGATCCGCGAGATGCGCCAGGTGATGATCCGGTACGCGGCCGCCGGCCGCACGGTGATCGTCTCCAGCCACCTCCTGGCGGAGGTCGAGCAGTCCTGCACGCATCTCGTGGTGATGGACCGGGGCAAGCTCGTACAGGCGGGCCCGGTCGGCGAGATCGTCGGCTCCGGTGACACCCTCCTCGTCGGTACCGCCGCGCCCGTGGAGGAACCGGTCGTCGAGAAGGTCGCCGCGCTCGCGGGCGTCGCCTCGGCCGTGCTCACCGACGACGGGCTCCTCGTCCGCCTCGACGCGGACGGCAGCGCGGCCCGCCTGATCCCGGAACTGGTACGGCTCGAAGTACCCGTCGCCTCGGTCGGCCCGCACCGCCGCCTGGAGGACGCCTTCCTCACCCTGATCGGAGGCTCCGCATGA
- a CDS encoding ABC transporter permease — translation MSGSTLAERTGTEEVASGYRAGRTLPLRVELVRQLKRRRTLVMFGILAALPFVLVAAFAIGGEPDAGGDRITLMDTATASGANFAAVNLFVSAGFLLVVPVALFCGDTVASEANWSSLRYLLAAPVPRARLLWSKLAVGLALSLAAMVLLPVVALGVGAAAYGWGPLRIPTGGALDAGTAAQRLVVVVAFIFVSQLVTAGLAFWLSTRTDAPLGAVGGAVGLTIVGNVLDAVTALGDWRHFLPAHWQFAWADAVQPDPEWSGMIQGTAISVTYAVVLFALAFRGFARKDVVS, via the coding sequence ATGAGCGGCAGCACGCTCGCCGAGCGCACCGGCACCGAAGAGGTCGCGTCCGGCTACCGGGCCGGCCGTACCCTCCCGCTGCGCGTCGAGCTGGTCCGCCAGCTCAAACGGCGCCGCACGCTGGTGATGTTCGGCATCCTCGCCGCCCTGCCGTTCGTGCTGGTGGCCGCCTTCGCGATCGGCGGCGAGCCCGACGCGGGCGGCGACCGGATCACGCTGATGGACACGGCGACCGCCTCCGGCGCCAACTTCGCCGCGGTCAACCTCTTCGTCTCCGCGGGCTTCCTGCTCGTCGTCCCGGTGGCACTGTTCTGCGGGGACACCGTCGCCTCGGAGGCCAACTGGTCCTCCCTGCGCTACCTGTTGGCGGCGCCGGTGCCGCGGGCCCGGCTGCTGTGGTCCAAACTCGCCGTCGGACTCGCCCTGAGCCTGGCCGCGATGGTGCTGCTGCCCGTCGTGGCGCTGGGCGTGGGCGCCGCCGCGTACGGCTGGGGCCCGCTGCGCATCCCCACCGGAGGCGCGCTCGACGCGGGCACCGCCGCCCAGCGGCTGGTGGTCGTGGTGGCGTTCATCTTCGTGTCCCAACTGGTCACGGCCGGGCTCGCGTTCTGGCTCTCGACCAGGACGGACGCCCCCCTGGGAGCGGTCGGCGGCGCGGTCGGCCTGACCATCGTCGGCAACGTCCTCGACGCGGTGACGGCGCTCGGCGACTGGCGGCACTTCCTGCCCGCGCACTGGCAGTTCGCCTGGGCCGACGCCGTCCAGCCCGACCCCGAGTGGTCCGGCATGATCCAGGGCACGGCTATTTCCGTAACATACGCAGTCGTGCTTTTCGCTCTGGCCTTCCGGGGATTTGCCCGAAAGGACGTGGTGTCCTAG
- a CDS encoding glycoside hydrolase family 26 protein: MAPHDKRVRIRRLAAGAVVVAAGAALISGPPGDSGVVPGDDARAPAPTPATTPGRDKEEPAFGAFLSSDARGVARMARLSHWLGGAEIRVGHTYLPGHRWRDIEGAAGFLEAWAHWRKQRDDRMFVLNVPLQERNEEGVPDDEVRELLRRGAAGEFDHHFRTLAERLVALDVPDTVLVLGWEMNGTTYTHRCGPDPQAWKTYWNRIVTTMRSVPGQRFRFDFTPSRGRDAVPWTECYPGDDTVDIIGLDAYDQPAGMSFDEQMTEPYGLQDHVDFAKAHGKPVSFPEWGLFRNGDNPEYMRRMLAWIDKNAPLYNTVTDYCPHGVWQCEDNPRSSRLYRSTLFGRDGVNPPRPPRPTPTPTPTAPPAEPPGSECTPIDLGSWVEDWTGEKFCVRLPW; the protein is encoded by the coding sequence ATGGCTCCACACGACAAGCGGGTCCGGATCCGCCGGCTGGCCGCGGGGGCGGTGGTGGTCGCCGCGGGCGCCGCCCTGATCTCCGGTCCACCGGGCGATTCCGGAGTGGTGCCGGGCGACGACGCCCGCGCCCCGGCGCCGACCCCGGCGACGACCCCGGGCCGGGACAAGGAGGAACCGGCCTTCGGCGCGTTCCTCAGCTCCGACGCCCGCGGCGTGGCGCGCATGGCGCGGCTGAGCCACTGGCTGGGCGGAGCCGAGATCCGCGTCGGCCACACCTATCTGCCGGGGCACCGCTGGCGTGACATCGAGGGCGCCGCCGGCTTCCTCGAGGCGTGGGCGCACTGGCGCAAGCAGCGTGACGACCGGATGTTCGTCCTGAACGTCCCGCTCCAGGAGCGCAACGAGGAGGGCGTCCCCGACGACGAGGTGCGGGAACTGCTGCGGCGGGGCGCGGCCGGGGAGTTCGACCACCACTTCCGTACGCTCGCCGAGCGGCTGGTCGCCCTGGACGTGCCGGACACGGTGCTCGTCCTCGGCTGGGAGATGAACGGCACCACGTACACCCATCGCTGCGGGCCGGACCCGCAGGCCTGGAAGACGTACTGGAACAGAATCGTCACCACGATGCGTTCGGTGCCGGGCCAGCGGTTCCGGTTCGATTTCACGCCGAGCCGCGGCCGGGACGCCGTTCCCTGGACGGAGTGCTACCCGGGCGACGACACCGTCGACATCATCGGGCTCGACGCCTACGACCAGCCGGCCGGAATGTCCTTCGACGAGCAGATGACGGAGCCGTACGGACTTCAGGACCACGTGGATTTCGCGAAGGCCCACGGCAAACCCGTCTCGTTCCCCGAGTGGGGCCTGTTCCGCAACGGGGACAACCCCGAATACATGCGGCGCATGCTCGCGTGGATCGACAAGAACGCACCGCTCTACAACACGGTGACCGACTACTGCCCGCACGGCGTCTGGCAGTGCGAGGACAACCCGAGGTCGTCCCGCCTCTACCGGTCCACGCTGTTCGGCCGCGACGGAGTGAACCCGCCCCGGCCGCCCCGCCCCACACCCACACCCACCCCGACCGCGCCCCCCGCCGAGCCGCCCGGCTCCGAGTGCACGCCGATCGACCTGGGCAGCTGGGTGGAGGACTGGACGGGCGAGAAGTTCTGCGTACGCCTCCCCTGGTGA
- a CDS encoding ATP-grasp domain-containing protein, with protein sequence MSLLDTRFPAVLLRIDRNPFHHGTLGAARSLGRAGVEVHVVADSARSPVHASRYVRQMHPPPPPGASADDIVAVLRDVAERIGRPAVLIALDDASAVAVARARDELAPSYLLPAMPHALPERVADKGELASLCAAADVPHPVTLVPDSPAAVDDAVRRLGLPLVAKWSRPWLLPAAGGLRSTSLVHTAQQAQELHRRTAEAGSPLLLQAYLAPGPDRDWFCHGYTDRAGVLRAGGPGRKQASWPRAAGLTAVGRWTANPEVRALAERLTGELGYRGVFDLDFRRCGATGRYHLLDFNPRPGAQFRLFTDSTGLDVVRAQHLDLTGRPLPDPAPVVGRAFVVENYAPLAALRTAPGGRELAWYAHDDREPGRAMWALWCRHVSRRLRERLVPTAAAPGPRFIPRAASPSLTDNEKASS encoded by the coding sequence GTGTCGCTGCTCGACACCCGCTTCCCAGCCGTCCTGCTGCGGATCGACCGGAATCCCTTTCACCACGGAACGCTGGGGGCCGCGCGCTCGCTCGGCAGGGCGGGAGTGGAGGTGCATGTCGTCGCCGATTCGGCGAGAAGTCCCGTCCACGCGTCGCGGTACGTCCGCCAGATGCATCCCCCGCCGCCCCCCGGCGCGTCCGCGGACGACATCGTCGCCGTGCTGCGCGACGTCGCCGAGCGGATCGGGCGGCCCGCCGTCCTGATCGCCCTGGACGACGCGAGCGCCGTCGCGGTGGCCCGAGCCCGGGACGAACTCGCCCCGTCCTACCTGCTGCCGGCGATGCCCCACGCGCTGCCCGAACGCGTCGCCGACAAGGGGGAACTGGCCTCCCTGTGCGCGGCGGCGGACGTCCCGCACCCGGTGACGCTCGTCCCGGACAGCCCGGCGGCGGTCGACGACGCCGTGCGGCGGCTGGGGCTGCCGCTGGTGGCGAAGTGGAGCCGGCCCTGGCTGCTGCCCGCCGCCGGCGGTCTGCGCAGCACCTCGCTGGTCCACACCGCGCAGCAGGCGCAGGAGCTGCACCGCCGCACGGCGGAGGCGGGCAGTCCGCTGCTCCTCCAGGCGTATCTGGCGCCGGGACCGGACCGGGACTGGTTCTGCCACGGCTACACCGACCGCGCGGGTGTCCTGCGCGCCGGCGGTCCGGGCCGCAAGCAGGCCTCCTGGCCGCGGGCCGCGGGGCTGACCGCGGTGGGCCGCTGGACGGCCAACCCCGAGGTGCGGGCGCTGGCCGAGCGGCTCACCGGCGAGCTGGGCTACCGCGGCGTCTTCGACCTCGACTTCCGCCGCTGCGGCGCGACGGGCCGCTACCACCTGCTCGACTTCAACCCGCGCCCCGGCGCCCAGTTCCGGCTGTTCACGGACAGCACGGGCCTGGACGTCGTACGCGCCCAGCACCTCGACCTGACCGGCCGTCCGCTGCCGGACCCGGCCCCGGTCGTGGGGCGGGCGTTCGTGGTCGAGAACTACGCGCCGCTCGCCGCGCTGCGCACGGCGCCGGGCGGCCGCGAACTGGCCTGGTACGCCCACGACGACCGCGAACCCGGACGGGCCATGTGGGCCCTGTGGTGCCGCCATGTCTCCCGTCGGCTGCGTGAGCGGCTGGTCCCGACGGCGGCGGCACCGGGGCCGCGGTTCATCCCCCGGGCGGCCTCGCCCTCCCTGACCGACAACGAGAAAGCGAGCAGTTGA
- a CDS encoding NAD(P)-binding domain-containing protein has product MYDLLVVGAGPYGLSIASHAAEAGLKMRVFGRPMASWRDNMPRGMFLKSEPWASNLSDPSGRWRLDAYCSEQGLSARHAQPIPVEAFAAYGLWFARHAVPDVDERMVTRVTAGPGGFTAVTDDGEELHTRAVALAVGVMPFVEVPAALRGLHMSLVTHSSHHSDLARFRGKDVTVIGGGQAALETAALLAEQGTRVRVLARADGLRWNDVPPAWERPWWQSARSPHSGLGPGWRNWFYAERPGLFRRLPEATRSRIATTALGPAGAWWVRDRVEGVVEVLPGHEVAAACPVPGGLRLETVSREGGLRTLETHHVIAATGFKGRCDRLGLLAAELRGSLAALPDGSPMVGRDFESSHPGLFLAGLVTASGFGPAMRFVHGATFTAATLVRGVRRRLRTTPSAGTVPVPSGSRRATSPSPVRH; this is encoded by the coding sequence ATGTACGACCTTCTGGTGGTGGGCGCAGGCCCCTACGGTCTGTCGATCGCGTCCCACGCCGCGGAAGCCGGGCTGAAGATGCGTGTGTTCGGCCGCCCCATGGCGTCCTGGCGGGACAACATGCCCCGCGGCATGTTCCTGAAGTCCGAACCGTGGGCGTCGAACCTCTCCGATCCGTCCGGACGGTGGCGCCTGGACGCCTACTGCTCCGAGCAGGGCCTGTCCGCTCGCCATGCCCAGCCGATCCCGGTCGAGGCGTTCGCGGCGTACGGCCTGTGGTTCGCCCGGCACGCCGTGCCGGACGTGGACGAGCGCATGGTGACCCGGGTGACGGCCGGACCGGGCGGCTTCACGGCGGTCACCGACGACGGCGAGGAGCTGCACACCCGGGCGGTGGCGCTCGCGGTCGGTGTGATGCCGTTCGTGGAGGTGCCGGCCGCGCTGCGCGGACTGCACATGTCGCTGGTGACGCACAGCAGCCACCACAGCGACCTGGCCCGGTTCCGCGGCAAGGACGTCACGGTGATCGGCGGCGGCCAGGCCGCCCTGGAGACGGCGGCCCTGCTCGCCGAGCAGGGCACCCGGGTGCGGGTGCTGGCGCGCGCGGACGGGCTGCGCTGGAACGATGTGCCGCCGGCCTGGGAACGCCCCTGGTGGCAGTCGGCCCGCTCCCCGCACAGCGGTCTGGGCCCCGGCTGGCGGAACTGGTTCTACGCCGAGCGCCCCGGTCTCTTCCGGCGTCTGCCGGAGGCCACCCGGTCCCGCATCGCGACGACGGCGCTGGGTCCGGCCGGCGCGTGGTGGGTGCGGGACCGCGTGGAGGGCGTCGTGGAGGTGCTGCCCGGTCACGAGGTCGCCGCGGCCTGCCCGGTGCCGGGCGGCCTGCGGCTGGAGACGGTGAGCCGTGAGGGCGGTCTGCGCACTCTGGAGACCCACCACGTCATCGCCGCCACGGGCTTCAAGGGGCGGTGCGACCGGCTCGGGCTGCTGGCGGCGGAACTGCGCGGCTCGCTGGCGGCGCTGCCCGACGGCTCCCCGATGGTCGGGCGGGACTTCGAGTCCTCCCACCCCGGCCTGTTCCTGGCGGGCCTGGTGACGGCCTCCGGGTTCGGCCCGGCGATGCGCTTCGTGCACGGCGCGACCTTCACCGCCGCGACCCTGGTCCGCGGGGTGCGCCGCCGGCTGCGGACGACGCCGTCGGCCGGGACCGTTCCGGTGCCGAGCGGCAGCCGCCGTGCCACGTCGCCGTCGCCGGTGCGCCACTGA
- the mmsA gene encoding CoA-acylating methylmalonate-semialdehyde dehydrogenase: MTKIVNHWIGGKSVDGASGTYGPVTDPATGAVTTKVAFATVEEVDTAVAVAKDAFTTWGQSSLAQRTTILFKFRALLDAHRDEIAELITAEHGKVHSDALGEVARGLEIVDLACGISVQLKGELSTQVASRVDVASIRQPLGVVAGITPFNFPAMVPMWMFPIAIACGNTFVLKPSEKDPSVSLKIAELLAEAGLPDGVFNVVHGDKVAVDRLLEHPDVKAVSFVGSTPIARYIHTTASANGKRVQALGGAKNHMLVLPDADLDAAADAAVSAAYGSAGERCMAISAVVAVGAIGDTLVEKIRERAEKIKIGPGDDPASEMGPLITKAHRDKVASYVTGASAEGAEVVLDGTGHTVEGFEDGHWIGISLLDKVPTSAKAYQDEIFGPVLCVLRVDTYEEGVALINRSPFGNGTAIFTRDGGAARRFQLEIEAGMVGVNVPIPVPVGYHSFGGWKDSLFGDHHIYGNDGTHFYTRGKVVTTRWPDPADGPAGVDLGFPRNH; encoded by the coding sequence TCGGCGGCAAGTCCGTCGACGGCGCGTCGGGCACCTACGGTCCGGTCACGGATCCGGCGACCGGCGCGGTCACCACGAAGGTCGCGTTCGCGACGGTCGAGGAGGTCGACACGGCGGTCGCGGTCGCGAAGGACGCGTTCACGACCTGGGGTCAGTCCTCGCTCGCCCAGCGCACCACGATCCTGTTCAAGTTCCGGGCGCTGCTGGACGCGCACCGCGACGAGATCGCCGAGCTGATCACCGCCGAGCACGGCAAGGTGCACTCCGACGCGCTCGGCGAGGTGGCGCGCGGCCTGGAGATCGTCGACCTGGCCTGCGGCATCAGCGTTCAGCTCAAGGGCGAGCTGTCCACCCAGGTGGCGAGCCGGGTCGATGTGGCCTCGATCCGCCAGCCGCTCGGTGTGGTGGCCGGCATCACGCCGTTCAACTTCCCGGCCATGGTGCCGATGTGGATGTTCCCGATCGCGATCGCGTGCGGCAACACCTTTGTGCTGAAGCCGTCCGAGAAGGACCCCTCCGTCTCCCTGAAGATCGCCGAGCTGCTGGCCGAGGCCGGCCTGCCGGACGGTGTCTTCAACGTCGTCCACGGCGACAAGGTGGCCGTCGACCGCCTGCTGGAGCACCCGGACGTCAAGGCGGTCTCCTTCGTCGGCTCCACCCCGATCGCCCGCTACATCCACACCACCGCCTCCGCCAACGGCAAGCGGGTGCAGGCGCTCGGCGGCGCGAAGAACCACATGCTGGTGCTGCCCGACGCCGACCTCGACGCGGCGGCCGACGCGGCGGTGTCCGCGGCCTACGGCTCGGCGGGCGAGCGCTGCATGGCGATCTCCGCGGTCGTCGCGGTCGGCGCGATCGGCGACACGCTGGTGGAGAAGATCCGTGAGCGCGCCGAGAAGATCAAGATCGGCCCCGGCGACGACCCGGCCTCCGAGATGGGCCCGCTGATCACCAAGGCGCACCGCGACAAGGTGGCGTCCTACGTCACGGGCGCGTCCGCCGAGGGCGCCGAGGTCGTGCTGGACGGCACCGGCCACACCGTCGAGGGCTTCGAGGACGGCCACTGGATCGGCATCTCGCTGCTGGACAAGGTGCCCACCTCCGCCAAGGCGTACCAGGACGAGATCTTCGGTCCGGTGCTGTGCGTGCTGCGCGTGGACACCTACGAGGAGGGCGTGGCCCTCATCAACCGCTCGCCGTTCGGCAACGGCACCGCGATCTTCACCCGGGACGGCGGCGCCGCCCGCCGCTTCCAACTGGAGATCGAGGCGGGCATGGTCGGCGTGAACGTGCCGATCCCGGTCCCCGTCGGGTACCACTCCTTCGGCGGCTGGAAGGACTCGCTCTTCGGCGACCACCACATCTACGGCAACGACGGCACGCACTTCTACACCCGCGGCAAGGTCGTCACCACCCGCTGGCCCGACCCGGCGGACGGCCCGGCCGGCGTCGACCTGGGCTTCCCGCGCAACCACTGA
- a CDS encoding condensation domain-containing protein encodes MRITDIQRCEVRPGRLVEWTLSPATVEAAAGLPDDSRPPAYVQESHIRTARSVREDGLFVPTWIGTAFDIPGRIDLDALERALRSWTLRHETLRSGFRLVGDEMRRFTLGSGAVSLHREVVGDFTEAGPLVRHLQDRFDVAADALGWPNLIYTAVVRDDCTSVYMAFDHSNVDSYSLQRIPAEVHELYAAGVAGRAVEQAPVSSYVDFCEIERADADRIDETHEIVDRWREFIARCDDRLPSFPVDLGLEPGGGLPVQRLMTEKLVDADDAAAFEAYCRPFGGSAVGVLAATGLIVREIGKQSVYRTVVPFHTRVKSQWSDSVGWYVGGAPIEVSMEPSDDFPAVLRTVRAQLQANRRLARMPLARVLNLLGSDFRPTSPDLYSIVSFTDARSIPGSGHWSEQAAYGLMRVSYGDQVCVWISRLHEGLWYACRYPDTDVAYKNMRLYLERLRDLIVMVARG; translated from the coding sequence GTGCGCATCACCGACATCCAGCGCTGCGAGGTCCGGCCCGGACGGCTCGTCGAGTGGACGCTCAGTCCGGCGACCGTCGAGGCGGCCGCGGGCCTGCCGGACGACTCCAGGCCGCCGGCGTACGTTCAGGAGTCGCACATCAGGACGGCCCGCTCCGTACGCGAGGACGGTCTGTTCGTCCCGACCTGGATCGGTACGGCGTTCGACATCCCGGGCCGGATCGACCTCGACGCACTGGAGCGGGCGCTGCGCAGCTGGACCCTGCGGCACGAGACGCTGCGCAGCGGTTTCCGCCTGGTCGGTGACGAGATGCGCCGGTTCACCCTCGGCTCGGGGGCCGTGTCGCTGCACCGCGAGGTCGTCGGGGACTTCACCGAGGCGGGCCCCCTGGTCCGGCACCTCCAGGACCGCTTCGACGTCGCGGCGGACGCGCTCGGCTGGCCGAACCTCATCTACACCGCGGTGGTCCGGGACGACTGCACCAGCGTGTACATGGCCTTCGACCACAGCAACGTCGACTCCTACTCGCTCCAGCGCATCCCCGCCGAGGTCCACGAGCTGTACGCGGCGGGCGTCGCGGGCCGGGCCGTGGAGCAGGCGCCGGTGAGCAGCTACGTCGACTTCTGCGAGATCGAGCGGGCGGACGCGGACCGCATCGACGAGACCCACGAGATCGTCGACCGCTGGCGGGAGTTCATCGCCCGGTGCGACGACCGGCTGCCGAGCTTCCCCGTCGATCTCGGCCTGGAACCGGGCGGCGGACTGCCCGTCCAGCGGCTCATGACCGAGAAGCTCGTCGACGCGGACGACGCCGCGGCCTTCGAGGCCTACTGCCGCCCCTTCGGCGGCAGCGCGGTGGGTGTCCTGGCGGCCACCGGCCTGATCGTCCGCGAGATCGGCAAGCAGTCCGTCTACCGCACGGTCGTGCCGTTCCACACCAGGGTCAAGTCCCAGTGGTCCGACTCCGTGGGCTGGTACGTCGGTGGCGCCCCGATCGAGGTCTCGATGGAGCCGTCGGACGACTTCCCGGCCGTGCTGCGAACCGTGCGCGCCCAGCTCCAGGCCAACCGGCGGCTGGCCCGGATGCCGCTCGCCCGGGTGCTCAACCTGCTCGGCTCGGACTTCCGCCCGACCTCCCCCGACCTGTACTCGATCGTCTCCTTCACCGACGCCCGCTCCATCCCCGGCTCCGGACACTGGTCCGAGCAGGCGGCGTACGGGCTGATGAGGGTCTCGTACGGCGACCAGGTCTGCGTGTGGATCAGCCGGCTGCACGAAGGCCTGTGGTACGCCTGCCGCTACCCGGACACCGACGTCGCGTACAAGAACATGCGGTTGTACCTGGAGCGGCTGCGGGACCTCATCGTGATGGTGGCCCGCGGCTGA